The following is a genomic window from Sphingobacterium spiritivorum.
TTCCGCATACTTCTGCTGATGGTAATGCTTATCCAGTACCTTGATAATTCTGTATTTTACGGAAACAGCCAGATAAGCATGTAGTGTGGTGCTGATTTCCAGTTCTTCCCTGCGGTTCCACAACGATACAAAAATTTGTTGCACGATTTCCTCTGCCTCTTCAGGGTCATGCAATTTCTTTGCGGCAATATAAAAAAGACGTTTCCAATATCTTCTGTAGATTTCTGTAAAAGCAGCATCATTGCCCTCGCGGAGAGCATTGATCAGTTCAGAATCCGTATAAGCTGTATAATTGGTCATGATCTTATATGATCTATTTCAATAATGGAAGAATAAATCGATATGCGAATCTCCATAATATTTTGAATATAAGTATAAAAAATCTTAAACCTGATTCCGTCTCATTTTTTTGGAAACCTAAAGTATATTTCGCCAATGTAAGGAAAAAGTTAAAATAATTTTAAGCCGGACTAAGGGATTTGTATTTCTGAAGGTACATACTAGTAAATAAGCCTGAATATGCACAGTCCTGAAGACCAAGAAAAATACCAACAGCTGGCCTCTAAATGGTTGGATAAAACGATTACCGAAGAAGAACTTCAGGTATTCAATGCCTGGTACGAAAGTGATCCGGATGGAATAATGGAGATTCCGGAATCTTTTGCGCAAACAGAGGGGCAGTTACAGGACAGAATACTGAATGGGATCAACAGCCGTATCCATAAAACACGCATTTATTCATTGTGGACACGTATCAGTGTTGCCGCAGCTGTACTCCTCTTACTGGGAGTAAGTTTCTATGTGTATAGATACAGCACAACCGAAAAACAACATTCCCATCAGCTTGTACATCAGGATAGTATAACCCCCGGAAAGAGCGGAGCGACTCTGACCTTAGCCAATGGCAGGAAAATACAACTGTCAGATGCTGCTGTGGGAGAACTGGCCACCGAGTATGGGACACGTATTTCAAAGAGTGCAGATGGCCGGCTTTTGTATGATGAACAGTCCGCTGGTCAACCTTCCACTGCTGAGAATACCCTAAGTACAGCCAAAGGGGAAATGTATATGATGACATTGCCGGACAGAACCAAAGTGTGGCTCAATGCGGCATCTTCTATTACATTTTCACCCGCTTTTAATCATCCGGATTCAAGAGAAGTGACCCTGACAGGAGAAGCTTACTTTGAAGTCACTAAAGACAAAAAGAGACCTTTTATAGTTACTACCGACCGGCAGAAAGTTACGGTATTAGGAACTCATTTTAATATCAGCAGTTATGCAGATGAAAAACAAGTAAAAACCACGCTGATGGAAGGGTCTGTAAAAGTAAGCAATCTTTCTTCTCAAGAATCCATAGTACTAAAACCGTGTCAGCAGGCTATTGTCGGAGGGGGCAATACACAAATACTGCAAGCCGATATTAGCGAAATACTGGCATGGAAAAATGGGGACTTTGTGTTTGGAACAGATGATTTTGAGGAATCCATGCGTAAGATAGAGCGCTGGTACGATATTGAGTTTGTATATAAGGAATCCGATATAAAAGATATCAGACTCGATGGCTGGATTGCAAGAAGCAGCCGGCTGGCAGATGTTCTTCGCAAAATAGAACTGGCCGGAAATATAAAATTTGAAATAAAAGGAAGGAGGGTTATACTGACAAAATAAATACAAAAGGTATATAAACAAAAAAACAGGCCGGAAGTGCTGGAAACACCCCGACCGTAATGTACAATCAATTATAACCTTCAAAACACTTAAGCTTCGAACCTGTAAGCGTTTTGACTATAACTAACCAATACCTGAAACAAATGTATAAAATTTACACCTTAAAACTGATTTTTATGCGCCTGACCACCGCCATAATTTTCCTGTCCTTTATGCAGGTCTATGCTGCAACATACGGACAACGGGTAAACCTGAATGAAAAGAACAGTTCTTTCAAAGATGTGTTATATAAAATCAGGCAGCAGACCGGATACGATTTTCTGTTTGACAGACATCTTGCAAAAGATATGGGACCTGTGAATATATCTATCAGGAATGCCAGTCTTG
Proteins encoded in this region:
- a CDS encoding RNA polymerase sigma-70 factor: MTNYTAYTDSELINALREGNDAAFTEIYRRYWKRLFYIAAKKLHDPEEAEEIVQQIFVSLWNRREELEISTTLHAYLAVSVKYRIIKVLDKHYHQQKYAESMTSRFLDDSTQEWLAFLDLKDILEKSISDLPEKCQLVFRMSREEHMSQKEIAVALDISEKTVEAHLGKAIKTLRQKLSRFLMLLL
- a CDS encoding FecR family protein, with the translated sequence MHSPEDQEKYQQLASKWLDKTITEEELQVFNAWYESDPDGIMEIPESFAQTEGQLQDRILNGINSRIHKTRIYSLWTRISVAAAVLLLLGVSFYVYRYSTTEKQHSHQLVHQDSITPGKSGATLTLANGRKIQLSDAAVGELATEYGTRISKSADGRLLYDEQSAGQPSTAENTLSTAKGEMYMMTLPDRTKVWLNAASSITFSPAFNHPDSREVTLTGEAYFEVTKDKKRPFIVTTDRQKVTVLGTHFNISSYADEKQVKTTLMEGSVKVSNLSSQESIVLKPCQQAIVGGGNTQILQADISEILAWKNGDFVFGTDDFEESMRKIERWYDIEFVYKESDIKDIRLDGWIARSSRLADVLRKIELAGNIKFEIKGRRVILTK